A single Amphiprion ocellaris isolate individual 3 ecotype Okinawa chromosome 15, ASM2253959v1, whole genome shotgun sequence DNA region contains:
- the LOC129350641 gene encoding period circadian protein-like, whose protein sequence is MKNIFRTETQRREASSRGRRSTTTCSSESCFRTRTRTGTRIRIGTRTSTRIRIRTGTRTGTGTSTRTRTRTWTRIRIGTGTRTGTSTRIRIGTGTRTRTRTRTRTRAGTGTRTGTGARTWTRTRARTRTRTRTRAGTGTRIGTGARTWTRTRARTITRTSTRTRARTRTRTGS, encoded by the exons atg AAAAACATCTTCAGGACTGAAACTCAGAGGAGAGAAGcctccagcagggggcgacgcTCCACCACGACCTGCAGCTCAGAGTCCTGcttcaggaccaggaccaggaccggGACCAGGATCAGGATCGGGACCAGGACCAGCACCAGGATTAGGATCAGGACCGGGACCAGGACCGGGACCGGGACAagcaccaggaccaggaccaggacctggACCAGGATCAGGATAGGGACCGGGACCAGGACCGGGACCAGCACCAGGATCAGGATCGGGACCggcaccaggaccaggaccaggaccaggaccaggaccagagccGGGACCGGGACCAGGACCGGGACCGGAGCCAGGACCTGGACCAGGACGAGagccaggaccaggaccaggaccaggaccagagccGGGACCGGGACCAGGATCGGGACCGGAGCCAGGACCTGGACCAGGACGAGAGCCAGGACCATTACCAGGACCAGCACCAGGACCAGagccaggaccaggaccaggactggAAGCTGA
- the LOC129350719 gene encoding UPF0500 protein C1orf216 homolog: MGESQSRSVMLHHQDQPLNFRGSSGSSSSLRNRKANKDGNFNFLPGKDDDGFAGTGDENRNQVRPRTLGPLGHDPPSSSPSSGFHHGSGLLSPRSRLPCWSPLEPLPEIESGDDGYGRVPPDGAEERRMEEEEGRAGTGLRDEKLKKEQQRRRSFRGRQQEDLEDQEWVDSDSESEYSFRSGGSMSDLNMESGGEGTLMGGWDRIGVGEPRTNQQDGDPNSNTEPRRRSVSRRNQLGGGLGHVLEEDDRSSDSDGELPELMDAVWTLRDRERFKAQEMEKHQVQLTMYRRLALIRWVRTLQGRVQEQQNRLQSSFDVILTHRKELLRMGAAAAMTAAVVGQS, from the coding sequence AGAGTCTCAGTCCAGGTCGGTGATGCTCCACCATCAGGACCAGCCCCTGAACTTCAGAGGCTCCAGCGGCTCCTCGTCGTCGCTTCGGAACAGGAAGGCCAACAAAGACGGAAACTTCAACTTCCTGCCGGGAAAAGATGACGACGGTTTTGCGGGAACCGGAGACGAGAACCGGAACCAGGTGCGTCCCCGGACCCTGGGCCCGCTGGGTCACGACCCCCCGAGCTCCTCGCCGTCCTCCGGCTTCCACCACGGCTCCGGGCTGCTGTCGCCTCGGTCCCGCCTGCCCTGCTGGAGCCCTCTGGAGCCGCTGCCCGAGATCGAGAGCGGAGACGACGGCTACGGACGGGTTCCTCCGGACGGCGCCGAGGAgcggaggatggaggaggaggagggacggGCCGGGACGGGCCTCAGAGACgagaagctgaagaaggagcagcagaggaggaggagcttcaGGGGGAGGCAGCAGGAAGACCTGGAGGACCAGGAGTGGGTCGACAGCGACTCCGAGTCCGAGTACAGCTTCCGGTCCGGAGGCAGCATGTCCGACCTCAACATGGAGAGCGGCGGCGAGGGGACACTGATGGGAGGCTGGGACCGCATCGGAGTCGGAGAACCGAGGACCAACCAGCAGGACGGAGACCCCAACAGCAACACGGAGCCCAGGAGGAGGAGCGTCAGCCGGAGGAACCAGCTGGGAGGCGGCCTGGGCCACGTCCTGGAGGAGGACGACCGCTCCTCCGACTCGGACGGCGAGCTGCCGGAGCTGATGGACGCCGTGTGGACGCTGCGGGACCGCGAGCGCTTCAAGGCCCAGGAGATGGAGAAGCACCAGGTCCAGCTGACCATGTACCGCCGGCTGGCGCTGATCCGCTGGGTCCGGACCCTGCAGGGCCGAGTCCAGGAGCAGCAGAACCGGCTGCAGTCCAGCTTCGATGTCATCCTCACCCACAGGAAGGAGCTGCTGAGGATGGGCGCCGCCGCCGCCATGACCGCCGCCGTCGTCGGCCAATCGTAG